Within the Bacteroidota bacterium genome, the region GTAGTGGTGCCCTGTGAGCAATACCATATCAAACTTGCTGTGGGTGATGCCGGTGATTGGATTTACGATTCTTCTGTCTTTCTGGAAGCCAACAGCTTCTCCAGTCCGGGTATGAGCAGTTCCATCTCCTTTTCCAATTCCTCCAGTTTTTTCGGAAACTCTGTGGAGGCTTGTAATGATGCAAAGATCACCTTTGAACTCACAGAACCTAAATCTTCTCCCACATATATCGAAATTGATGAGATTCTGGGAACCGCAACCCTTGGAGACGACTATTCCCTATATCCGAGTAATGATACACTGGTCATACCTGCCGGGGAGCTATCGACGGAAATAATAATTTCACCTTACTCTGATAATCTCATTGAAGGCATTGAAACCGTTAAGTTTATTTTTGCTTATGATGAAGCATGCGCGGCCTCCTTAGATACCACTACGATACAGATCCTTGACAATACCCTGGGGGTTGCCGGTATAGTTGCCGATTCCATTTATTGTATTTATGATGCCCCGGATACGCTGGTTGGACTCCCGGGAGGAGGCGTATTTGCCGGGCCTGGTATTGATAGTATAGTTTTCGATCCGGCTGTTGCGGGTATTGGGGTTCATAGCATAAAGTATAGTGTATATTTCGTTGACCAGACGATCTTTGGTACCGATACTATTTGCCAGAATGAGGTGTTCGTGGATATTGAAGTGATAGACGGACCTTCGGCCGCTGCCGGTCCTGATGATGTTATTGCGGAAGGGATGGATTACACACTGAACGGAAATGCCTCTTATTACAATGTTATTTTATGGACTTCCTCGGGTGACGGTACTTTCGACGATCCTTCCATCCTGAATGCTACCTATACTCCTTCCTTCCAGGACATAAGCAATGGCTCTGTGATGCTTTCCCTCACTGCATCAGCCCAGGCACCATGCCCGGGTGACTCAACCGATTCTATGCTGCTAACCATTGCCTCAGGAACGACAGCCATCGCCGGAGAGGATGCCACTATTTGCGAAGGCGAATCCTATCAGCTCACAGGAAATGGATTGTTTTATCAGACTCTTGAATGGTCCAGCGCCGGAGATGGTGTGTTTGATGATCCTTATGCACAGGAACCTTTATATACACCCGGTAGCGCTGATGTTGCAGCAGGAAATGTCATACTTACGCTCACGGTTTATGGTAGTTCAACCGATAGCGATGAAATGCTGCTGACCATCACCCCTGCCCCGGTCGCCGATGCCGGCGGCAATGCTGTTATCAATGAAGGTCAGGTCTTCCATGCCTCGGCACAAGCTTTTAATTTCAGTTCGCTTACCTGGGAGACATCAGGCGATGGCAGCTTTGATAATCCGGGCATCCTGAATGCTACTTATACCCCCGGCCCTGATGATAACCTCCAGGAAGGTGTTTCACTCATGCTTATAGCCGATGGCCTCACCCCATGCGGAAGCGATACAAGTGTAATGTACCTGACCATTGAAAGCGGAACAGCCTCCATTGCCGGCCCCGATCAGACCATCTGCGCGAACGATGAATTGTTGCTCGATGGCTCGGGTTCGTATTATCTGCATTCACTATGGAATACATCAGGCGATGGGCTTTTTAACGATCCTGCCCTTATGGATGCAATTTATTACCCGGGAATACTCGATATTCAGGATAGTACGGTAACCTTGACCCTCACAGTGTTCGGAAGTGATACCGTTTCATCATCGCTCACATTATATATCCATCCATTGCCGGAAGCGCCGGTCAGCCTTTTCACCAGCGAAGACCAGTTCTGTTCCGGATCCGTGACAACCCTGGAGTTATCATCCTCCGGAGGTTCAGGAACCGAATTGCAGTGGTTTGAGGATATCTGCGGTATGAGCCCTATTGGTACAGGAACACAATTAAATATCGATGCTCCCCTTCAAACCCATACTTATCACGTCTGGTGGCAGAATATGTGCGGTGTATCTGATTGCCGGGAAATAACGGTTAATGTAATCGAAAACCTGGATGTGCAGGTTGGAATAACTGCCAGTAAAAATCCCATCGAAACAGGAGAAACGGTTATGTTTACCGCCTCACCTCAAAACGGAGGGACTAACCCAACCTATACCTTCATGGTGGATGGAAATGTAGTTAAATCGGGCGCGGATAATACTTATACAACATCATCTCTTGCCGATGGGCAGACAGTCAGTGTGGAATTGCATTCATCCGAAAACTGTGTTATCAGCAGTACTGCCTATGCCGAGATCTTGGTTGGGGTAAATTTCCGCCCCAAACTGGTTGCGCCCAATGCATTCTCACCCAATGGAGACCAGTTGAATGATGTATTCATGCTCAAAGGGCCGGTGGATGAGATCGCACGTTATACCCTGAAGATCTTCGACCGCTGGGGAGCCAGGGTATTTGAGACCTCCAACATTGAAGAAGGATGGGATGGACAGATCAACGGCAGTCCTGCACCTGCCGGTGCTTACATATGGATGGCAGACTACACCATACGGGGTTCCGCCGTCACCGATGAAGGAGAAACTCACAAAGAAAATGGTACTTTTGTCCTGGTAAGATAAAATGAGCTACAAATAACTCTGACGCTTGATTCTGAAATCGTTCCGGGGTTATTTATCAGATTGATCATCAGAATATGCTTGAAAAATTTATTGTTCAGATCGCCGGTGAACTGAATGTCCGCACGGATCAGGTTAAAAACACCGTCGTTTTACTCGCTGAAGGAGCAACGATCCCCTTCATATCGCGTTATCGCAAAGAACAAACCGACAGCCTTGACGAAGAGCAGATCACCCGCATCCGTGACAGGATGGACCAGTTGAAAGCACTCGACAAGCGCCGGGAGACCATCCTGGAATCTATTGAGGAACAAGGAAAACTCACAGATGAACTACGGCAGAAAATAATGGATGTCACCACCATGACGGAACTGGAAGATATCTACCTGCCTTACCGTCCGAAACGCAAGACACGGGCTACGATAGCAAAAACCCGTGGTTTGGAGCCTTTGGCAAAGATGATCATGGCGCAGTCGGATTTCGATGTGGAAGCCAGGGCTGAACAGTTTGTGGATCCGGAAAAGGAAGTTCCTGGAGTGGAGGAAGCTATTGCCGGAGCAAGGGATATTATTGCAGAATGGGTGAACGAACACCAGTATGCCAGGAAAAGGATACGCGATCTCTTCTTCAGGAATGCCAAGGTTTCTTCTCATGTGATCAAAGGTAAGGAGCAGGAGGGATTGAATTATAAATCGTGGTTTGAATGGGAGGAATTGTTGCGCAATGCACCTTCGCACAGGATATTGGCCATGCTGAGGGGAGAAAGAGAGGGTTTTTTAAAGATCAACCTGGGCCCGGAAAAGGATGATGCCCTGGATATCCTGGAGAAGATCTTCGTTAAAGGCCGCAATGATGCCTCTGAGCAGGTTCAAAAGGCTGTTGAAGATTCATATAAGCGCCTGATGCAGCCATCTATGGAAACAGAGATGAAGGCAGTTTTTAAAGAGAAAGCCGATGTAAAAGCCATTGAAGTCTTTGTGGATAATGTCAGGCAGTTACTTATGGCACCGCCATTAGGACAAAAAAATACTTTGGCCATAGATCCAGGATTCCGTACAGGATGTAAAGTGGTTTGTCTCGACAGGCAGGGGCGGCTTTTGCATAATGAAACCATTTATCCACATCCCCCACAGAACGAGGTCAGGGAGGCTGCCCGGAAAGTGCTGAGCCTGGTTGATGCGTATAAGATTGAAGCCATAGCCATAGGTAACGGTACAGCGGGAAGACAGACGGAGAAATTCATCAGGAGCCTGAAATTCAAGAGTGACCTGATTGCTGTGATGGTAAATGAAAGCGGTGCTTCCGTTTACTCAGCCTCCAAAGTGGCCAGGGAAGAATTCCCGGATTACGATGTTACCGTCAGAGGGGCTGTTTCCATAGGCCGGCGCCTTATGGATCCTCTTGCCGAACTGGTGAAAATAGATCCCAAAGCCATTGGGGTGGGGCAGTATCAGCATGATGTTGACCAGGGCATGTTATCCAGGAGCCTGGAAGATACAGTGATAAGTTGTGTCAATGCCGTAGGGGTGGAAGTGAACACTTCCTCAAAGGAATTGCTTTCTTTTGTTTCAGGAATGGGTCCCGGCCTGGCAGAGAGCGTTGTTAAGTACAGAAATGGGAATGGCCCTTTCAGATCCAGAGAAGAACTGAAGAAAGTGCCACGGTTTGGTCCCAAAGCCTTTGAGCAGGCAGCAGGGTTCCTGAGGATACACGATGCAGATAATCTTTTGGATAACAGCGCCGTACATCCTGAGAGTTATGGGATTGTTCAGCACATGGCTCAAAGCCTCGGTGTTGGGATAGAAGATCTCATGAAAGATGAGAGTCTGAGAAAGAAAATTAAACTTCAGGAATTTGTAACCGAAACAGCCGGTTTGCCAACGCTGAAGGATATCATGCAGGAGCTGGCCAAACCCGGTCGCGATCCCAGGAAGAAATTCGATCTTTTCGAGTTTTCGCAGGATGTTCATGAAATAGAGGATCTGAAGCCGGGGATGATCCTGCCGGGAATAGTTACAAATATAACTGCTTTTGGCGCTTTTGTCGATATTGGAGTACATCAGGATGGACTTGTGCATATCAGTGAGATGGCCGACAAGTTTGTGAAAGATCCGGGCAGCATAGTCAGCCTGAACCAGAAGTTGCAGGTCCGCGTACTCGATGTGGATATACCCCGGAAAAGAATACAATTATCGATGAAGGGGCTGACGGGGGAAAATTAGCAGCGGAAAAATATCGTACATTTATGGTCGTTAACTATTCACTGAATCGAATGATATGCGGATACTGAGACTCAAATTCATTGTCTTTTTTATTGCAGTTGTTGCTTTTTTTATCAATGATGTTAACGGACAAAGGTTTCTCGGGGCAGTGGCTTTGGGAGGTAACCTGTCGAGGCTAAACGGTGATGAAGCCGATGCAGGGCTTACATACAACAAGTTGGGAATGAATGTTGCCGCTGCGGTTATCCTGCCTTTTGGGAAAAACTGGGATCTCACCCTTGAAACTTCATTCTCACAGAAAGGCTCCCGTCAGGGTGAAAACCCGGGCAACGATTATCCCTGGAAATACAACTTGCGTTTGAACTATGTAGAGGTCCCCCTCCTGGTGCATTATATTGATAAAAATATAATACGTGCCGGATTAGGTATGTCGTGGGGAAGGCTTGTTTCATACAAGGAAGTTGAAGATGATGGGAACCTGACTCCTTATACCGATGTGAAGAAGTTTGCCGATAATGATTTCAGCGCGGTGGCTGACGTAATGATACGACTTTTCCATAAGTTTCATTTAAACCTTCGCTATAGCCGTTCCGTTGTACCTATCCGGACCCGGCAATTTACCTATATTCCAACCAGTCCTCCCGATCCCAATGCCCCGGGTGTTACCAGGGTCTGGGAGCGTGATCAGTTTAACAGCGTTATTACATTAAGGCTGGTCTATATTATCAATGAAAACCTGAGTGAGCGGGAGTAAATATGAAACAGGCAGAAGATCTGATCCGCCTGCTGAACCTGCAGCCACACCCCGAAGGAGGTTTCTATCGTGAGATTCACAGATCGGATGATGATCTTCCGGAAGAATCTCTTCCTGAAAGATATACAGGAAAAAGATCGCTGATAACATCCATTTATTATCTTCTGAAGGGTAACGATTTCTCCGCATTCCACCGTCTCAGGTCAGACGAACTCTGGCATTTCCATGCCGGCGAGGTCCTTGAGGTGTTTATACTGGGGAATGACGGAACCCTGAACATACGAATGCTCGGCCCTGATCCTGGCAGTGGTCATCAATTTCAGGTAATGATTCCCAGAGGTCACTGGTTTGCTGCAAGACTAAAAGATTCAGGATCGTTTTGCCTTACCGGATGTACGGTAGCTCCGGGATTTGATTTTTCGGATTTCGAACTTGCTGAGCGGTCTCAATTGCTACAGATTTTTCCTGAACATAAAGAATATATTATTCAATTAACACGGGATCAGGTTGTTCCGTAGGTAAGTTTTCTCCATAGCCATTCAAGAGGCCCAAAGCGGAACCTGCGAAGGATCAGCCAGCTTAGCACAACCTGGAAGATAAATATCCCCAGCGCAATAAGTAGAAGCTGGTCGAGCCTGACCATCCCAAACATACCAAGACCATAGCCATAAAAAATAAGACTCCCGATCAGTGATTGCATGATATAATTGCTCAGAGCCATCCTTCCTGCAAATGAAAAAGGTTTGAGAAGGAAGCTTCCGGCGCGGAAAGAGGTAAGCAGGACAATCAGCAGAAAATATCCGAAACCAAAGAACAGGTTCATGAATTCATAGCTTCCCATATACGTTGCTGCCATGAGGTTTTCATTACCGGATGCCAGGGTTGCAGCAATATATTCAAAGGTGAAAAACAGTAAAACAGCGATAAGGCTTATTATTAGCAGGAAAGAGAAAGCAATAGCACGATGCGAATTAATGATCTTCAGGATGGAGTGTTTACTGATCAGCATACCCGCTATGAAAAGCGACATTATCTTGGGCCAGTAATAAAGAGTGTTGATATAGCGGAATGCCCAGAATTCATGTATTCTCAGTTTCATGATTTCAAAATAGTTGCCATGGGAATATACAGGCAGGACATCTTCCATCGTGTATCCTGTAAGAGACGATAGGGAATCCGGTATGGATGGAAAAAAGGAGTGAAGAAGAATATAGAACGCCGGGAAAAAATAAAGGAATGCGGATAAAATGATTAACCAGGATGATTTCCACTTTCTCAACCCCAGAAGGATGAATCCAAGAATAGCATAACCCAGCAGGATGTCACCTGCCCAGAAAAGTAAAATATGGAGTATCCCGAAAAGCATCAGGAAGAAAAGCCTGCGTGAATAGATGATCCTGAAGCTTTTTTCATCGGCCCAGGGTTTTTGGTAGATCATATAAAAGCCCATTCCAAACAGCAGTGAGAAAAGGAAGATGAATTTGTCGGAAGCAAGTCCAATGATCAATTGATAGATATTTTTCATTCCGGGATCTTCAATGGACCCGTAAAAACCTCCAAAGTCAAATAGCGATGCATTATAGCCCAGGATGTTGACAACGAGGATGCCGGCAAGGGCAAATCCCCGCAAAATGTCAATCTGTAAAATGCGATGAGTAGGGCAGACGGGATGTGCTTGCCTCATAATGGAATTATTTCCGGTAAAGATAGAAAAATGACCGGCATTACAAAGGCAGTGAAAAGATTACGGTTGTTCCCTTACCGGGTTCGCTTTGAATCTTAATATCTCCATTATGCCTTTTAATGAAATCACGGCAGAGCACAAGGCCCAGTCCGGTTCCCGAATTCTCCGGCATTTTTAAAGGGCGGTCATGTTTATCAAGACTAAAGATTTTATCCTGAATTTCTATAGGAATACCCGTACCGTTGTCATTAATGCTTACAAAAAACATATTGTTTTCAATACGGGAAGTAAGGATAATACGTCCATTATCACCGGTAAATTTGATGGCATTGGAGATAATATTGCGGAAGACAGTATCGATCATGGGTTTATCGGCGAATACCGTGCTATCTTTAGCAATTCCGTTAATTATATTAATATGTTTTCTGTCAGCGGTACTTTTCAGCATCATTATGTTTTCTTCGGCTGTATTTTGAAGATTAATCGGCAAGGGGTCGAACTTAAGGTTTCCTTCCTGCGAAAGCGCCCAGACCAGCAGATTCTGAAGCAGTTCAAATGATTTCCCGGATGAATTGCGAATTTGCCGGATAAACTTGATCCTTTCCTCGTCGGTCAGGGTGTAGTATTCACTAATCAAGAGATCGGCATACCCCAGGATTGTGTTGAACGGGCTTTTAAGGTCGTGGCCTATGATGCTGAACAGCCTGTCTTTGGTTGAATTTATATCCTGAAGTCTCTGTTCCGAGGCCTGCAATTCCCTGGTTCGTTCTTCGACCTCCTTTTTTAGTTTTGCAGCATAGCGTCGGCTGTTAAGGATGCTCCAGACAAAAATGGCCAGAATAATTACAAACACAAAATAAAGGGCAATAAACCAGCTTCTGGCCCAGAGTGGTTTTTGAATGGTAATAATTGAGGATGTTACCTCGGGGCTCCAGATATTCAGTACATTCCTGGCCCTGATCTTGAAAGTGTACTCGCCGGGTTTGAGGTATTGGAACCGGTATGAGTTGTCAAGTGCCCTGAATTCAGGTGACCACTCCTTATCGTGTCCCTCCAGGAAACATTGATAGTATAGTTGGTTCTCATCAATGAAAGAAATGCCCTGAAAATGAAAAGTTAGATTGTTTCTGTTATAGGGTAGTTTTACAGGTTGAGAAAAATCAAAGGTATCTTGTCCGGCAACAAGATAATCAAGACTTAGCAAGGGAGGGGAGATTTCTGAAATATCTTTGTCAAATTCTTCCCGGAAAAGAGATAATCCGTTGTTTGTACCCAGCCAAATCCTTCCCTTATAATCGCATAGCCCACCGTCACGGTTTATTTCCTGCCCGGCTAAACCATCGTTAGTCGTGAAATGCTTTAAATTCCTTCCATCCCAGCGGAAAACCCCGTTATCGGTTCCAAACCATATCCTGTCGGAATTATCGCTGAAAATAAGGTACACCGGGCGGTCGATACGAAACGGTTTACTCCTTAACCTTACTACGGAGTCATTTTTTATTTCATACAGTCCGGCAAGCGTTCCTATATATAATGTTCCGTCCTTGTCTTCAAATATAGAATAGGCACTTTTAGCAGCAGGATCCTCAGTATCCCAATGCAATTTCGTCCATTTCCCTTTCTTTTCCCGGGCAACCCCGTTGTAGCCGCAGATATACATCGAATCGTCGGAACTGAAGAACAATCGCCGGATGGAAACATTGTCCTTGTAAAAATAATCTGTTGGTTCAAAACGACCATCCTTCAGTACATAGATTTCATAATCGGTAGCTGCAAAAATGTCACCCTTTCTGTTTGTAACCACACAGCTGACATTTTTACCCTTTGCAAAATCCCTGTATTCTACTATCCTGTTATCGGGAGTTATTTTAACCAAACCATAAAAAGAAGTGGCAGCCCAAATGTTCTTCTTGTCGTCCACAAACATATCAAGGATTCTTTGATCCATATTGTCAAACCCGGGTCGGCTGGGAAACAACAGTTTACTGAAGTTCTTGCCATCGTAAAAAGTCACCCCGCCATGATGCCCTATAACAATTATACCGGGCTCGGTTTCAACAATGGCAGTAACTTCATTGTCGAGAAGACCATGATCCGTGGTGAAGCTGACAAAACAGCGGGACGGAATTTTGTTTACTCCTCTTAAACTGCTGATCCAGAGGTTGTTTTCATGATCAAAGATCATCCCTGTAGCTCCCTCTGTGATCAACCCGCTCCTGATCCCTATATGTTCCTGGTAGCTGGATCCCGGATCAAGGTAATAAATGGTCAGAGGATTGGCGACGTAAAGCCCTTTGTGTTTGTCAGGTAATATTCTGACGTAAAATGAGCGGATATCTGTTCTGAAGCTTACATTCCTGTTAATGAGTTTAAATTTTCCATCCTGGAAATATCCTGTCCAGGAAGTACCGGCTACCCAAATCCTGCATTTGCCATTTCCCGGATTATCGATATTTATCCCCAGCAGGTCAACAGCGGGAAGATGCCGGTTCATTTGATCCGCTTTGGATAAGGTGTCTTCCGAATACGTGTAAAGACCCTCGTTAGTTGCTATATATAATACCGAATCACAAAATGCCATGCCACTGATAATTTCCTGTTGCAAACCATGGCTTTGGTCTAAAGTTATAAGGCTCTTATCCTGGTAAATGCATATTCTATGAGAGCCACCCACATAGAATGTGGGTTTGTCCTTTTCATATTTTACAATAAAGGATGAATACGGATAAATAAGGTTATCCGTACTGTCAGGCTGCATTATCTTCCATTTTTCACCATTATAACAGGCAAAATGGAACCTCCCGTTTCCCGGCAATGCCCATATCAGACCTTTCTCATCCAGGAAAAGTTTTTCATAGGAACTGATGCGAAGGCCATCCATCACACCATGCGTTTTCCAGCGCAAACCATCAAAAGATGAAATGCCTGCCCTGGTGGCAAACCACATAACCCCTGACGAATCCTGAATCAAATCGTAGACTTTTGAATTCGCAAGCCCTTCGTTTTCAGTGTAATGATGAACAATATATTGCTGGCTGTAAATCCTGTGATTAGGCAACAACAGGAGGAGGATTAACACCCCCGACAAGCTGAAAGCTACTTTCAACTTGTTAAAAATTTGAACGCATTTGGTCATATGGTTCAAAGTATCTGGTCAATAATAAGAGTCTGCAAGAGTTGGGTCTGGTCTTTAGAAATTCAAATATAGTATAAACATTAATACCATCGGATAAAATTATGTTGATTTATTACTTTACCTTAATTCCGCGAAAAAAAATGCCACGAATGCACGAATGAAAAATAGTGCCACGAATGCACGAATTTCTTTTATTCGTGCATTCGTGGCATTTTAATTTATTCGTGCATTCGTGGCATTTTAATTTATTCGTGTATTCGTGGCATTTTTTTAAATACGCTTGCAGATTTGAGGCTTTACTAAAAACTTCAGTCAATCAAACTGATAGTGATTGTTTATCAATAACATATATTTAACACGCTTATTTCAATATCCTTATTGGATTATCTTCCACCTGATCTTTACCTGGAAATTGGTTACATCGTCTGATTCCCGTCTTCCTTCAAAATGGCTGTAATCA harbors:
- a CDS encoding DUF418 domain-containing protein; the protein is MRQAHPVCPTHRILQIDILRGFALAGILVVNILGYNASLFDFGGFYGSIEDPGMKNIYQLIIGLASDKFIFLFSLLFGMGFYMIYQKPWADEKSFRIIYSRRLFFLMLFGILHILLFWAGDILLGYAILGFILLGLRKWKSSWLIILSAFLYFFPAFYILLHSFFPSIPDSLSSLTGYTMEDVLPVYSHGNYFEIMKLRIHEFWAFRYINTLYYWPKIMSLFIAGMLISKHSILKIINSHRAIAFSFLLIISLIAVLLFFTFEYIAATLASGNENLMAATYMGSYEFMNLFFGFGYFLLIVLLTSFRAGSFLLKPFSFAGRMALSNYIMQSLIGSLIFYGYGLGMFGMVRLDQLLLIALGIFIFQVVLSWLILRRFRFGPLEWLWRKLTYGTT
- a CDS encoding PorT family protein codes for the protein MRILRLKFIVFFIAVVAFFINDVNGQRFLGAVALGGNLSRLNGDEADAGLTYNKLGMNVAAAVILPFGKNWDLTLETSFSQKGSRQGENPGNDYPWKYNLRLNYVEVPLLVHYIDKNIIRAGLGMSWGRLVSYKEVEDDGNLTPYTDVKKFADNDFSAVADVMIRLFHKFHLNLRYSRSVVPIRTRQFTYIPTSPPDPNAPGVTRVWERDQFNSVITLRLVYIINENLSERE
- a CDS encoding RNA-binding transcriptional accessory protein, whose protein sequence is MLEKFIVQIAGELNVRTDQVKNTVVLLAEGATIPFISRYRKEQTDSLDEEQITRIRDRMDQLKALDKRRETILESIEEQGKLTDELRQKIMDVTTMTELEDIYLPYRPKRKTRATIAKTRGLEPLAKMIMAQSDFDVEARAEQFVDPEKEVPGVEEAIAGARDIIAEWVNEHQYARKRIRDLFFRNAKVSSHVIKGKEQEGLNYKSWFEWEELLRNAPSHRILAMLRGEREGFLKINLGPEKDDALDILEKIFVKGRNDASEQVQKAVEDSYKRLMQPSMETEMKAVFKEKADVKAIEVFVDNVRQLLMAPPLGQKNTLAIDPGFRTGCKVVCLDRQGRLLHNETIYPHPPQNEVREAARKVLSLVDAYKIEAIAIGNGTAGRQTEKFIRSLKFKSDLIAVMVNESGASVYSASKVAREEFPDYDVTVRGAVSIGRRLMDPLAELVKIDPKAIGVGQYQHDVDQGMLSRSLEDTVISCVNAVGVEVNTSSKELLSFVSGMGPGLAESVVKYRNGNGPFRSREELKKVPRFGPKAFEQAAGFLRIHDADNLLDNSAVHPESYGIVQHMAQSLGVGIEDLMKDESLRKKIKLQEFVTETAGLPTLKDIMQELAKPGRDPRKKFDLFEFSQDVHEIEDLKPGMILPGIVTNITAFGAFVDIGVHQDGLVHISEMADKFVKDPGSIVSLNQKLQVRVLDVDIPRKRIQLSMKGLTGEN
- a CDS encoding gliding motility-associated C-terminal domain-containing protein: MMKIIHWTGRIIISLSIFLWSLQAHSQLIVQNNLTPQQLVQQILVGSGVTVLNVTYTGAVNARGSFFNGSSTNLGIDEGVILSSGSVFSAPGLHSVFASTNFSQPGDPQLTAIAGSGTHDAAVLEFDFIPQSDTLTFKYVFGSEEYPEYVCSGFNDVFGFFVSGPNPASPFNPYNNMNIALIPESFPPLPVAINTVNRGSPGGGYPASGCVSLAYSHLYIDNQAMGGTTIVYDGFTRTLIATLVVVPCEQYHIKLAVGDAGDWIYDSSVFLEANSFSSPGMSSSISFSNSSSFFGNSVEACNDAKITFELTEPKSSPTYIEIDEILGTATLGDDYSLYPSNDTLVIPAGELSTEIIISPYSDNLIEGIETVKFIFAYDEACAASLDTTTIQILDNTLGVAGIVADSIYCIYDAPDTLVGLPGGGVFAGPGIDSIVFDPAVAGIGVHSIKYSVYFVDQTIFGTDTICQNEVFVDIEVIDGPSAAAGPDDVIAEGMDYTLNGNASYYNVILWTSSGDGTFDDPSILNATYTPSFQDISNGSVMLSLTASAQAPCPGDSTDSMLLTIASGTTAIAGEDATICEGESYQLTGNGLFYQTLEWSSAGDGVFDDPYAQEPLYTPGSADVAAGNVILTLTVYGSSTDSDEMLLTITPAPVADAGGNAVINEGQVFHASAQAFNFSSLTWETSGDGSFDNPGILNATYTPGPDDNLQEGVSLMLIADGLTPCGSDTSVMYLTIESGTASIAGPDQTICANDELLLDGSGSYYLHSLWNTSGDGLFNDPALMDAIYYPGILDIQDSTVTLTLTVFGSDTVSSSLTLYIHPLPEAPVSLFTSEDQFCSGSVTTLELSSSGGSGTELQWFEDICGMSPIGTGTQLNIDAPLQTHTYHVWWQNMCGVSDCREITVNVIENLDVQVGITASKNPIETGETVMFTASPQNGGTNPTYTFMVDGNVVKSGADNTYTTSSLADGQTVSVELHSSENCVISSTAYAEILVGVNFRPKLVAPNAFSPNGDQLNDVFMLKGPVDEIARYTLKIFDRWGARVFETSNIEEGWDGQINGSPAPAGAYIWMADYTIRGSAVTDEGETHKENGTFVLVR
- a CDS encoding cupin domain-containing protein, which encodes MKQAEDLIRLLNLQPHPEGGFYREIHRSDDDLPEESLPERYTGKRSLITSIYYLLKGNDFSAFHRLRSDELWHFHAGEVLEVFILGNDGTLNIRMLGPDPGSGHQFQVMIPRGHWFAARLKDSGSFCLTGCTVAPGFDFSDFELAERSQLLQIFPEHKEYIIQLTRDQVVP